A single genomic interval of Hevea brasiliensis isolate MT/VB/25A 57/8 chromosome 4, ASM3005281v1, whole genome shotgun sequence harbors:
- the LOC110651514 gene encoding G-type lectin S-receptor-like serine/threonine-protein kinase At4g27290 isoform X1, producing MELFSFISIYLLVFLFKMSTALDTITPSQSMSDGKTLISQDGSFELGFFSAGISKNRYLGIWYKNIPVRTIVWVANRSSPINDSSGLLMIEISGNLLVLSGNKTVVWSSESSKEAQSPILQLLDSGNLVLRDEKESDPGIYLWQSFDYPSDTLLPGMKLGVNLKTGLDRRLTSWKSWDDPSPGDLFWKIQIHNNPESTMWKGSRIFFRTGPWNGITFSGTPQLKPNPIFYFNFVHNEDEVYYTFGLKKKSIISRLVMNQTNNRRDRYTWDEAAQSWSLYTYLPIDYCDTYGLCGAYGNCIISESPVCQCLEGFKPKLPEKWNSGNWSQGCVRNKPLNCQSGDGFIKFRGLKLPDTTYSWVSESMNIKDCRVKCLQNCSCTAYTNLDIRSGGSGCALWFNNLVDIRENPYGGQDLYVRVSASELDVKDETGNKIVIIIIAAIAVASGILIVSYCFCKSRRKFTENHRQNDENNENQNQEMELPIFDIATIAKATDDFSMKNKLGEGGFGPVYKGTLVDGQEIAVKRLSKSSGQGLNEFRNEVILFSKLQHRNLVKLLGCCIQGEERMLIYEYMPNKSLDFFIFGMGPSKPNQTRGELLDWSKRFNIICGIARGLLYLHQDSRLRVIHRDLKASNVLIDNEMNPKISDFGMARTFGGDQTEGSTNKVVGTYGYMAPEYATDGLFSVKSDVFSFGILMLEIISGKRSKGFYHPNQSRSLIGHAWSFWKEGKLSELIDPFIGESCNISEVSRCVHISLLCVQQHPVDRPSMASIVLMLNSENTFPQPKQPGFVKDKGLDMADSSSSKLGSSSVTVNEITFSLLEAR from the exons ATGGAGCTCTTTTCATTTATCAGTATTTATCTCCTTGTTTTCCTCTTCAAAATGTCCACTGCACTTGACACGATTACCCCTTCCCAATCTATGAGTGATGGCAAGACCTTGATTTCACAAGATGGAAGTTTCGAACTGGGTTTCTTTAGTGCTGGAATTTCCAAGAACCGTTACTTGGGAATTTGGTACAAGAATATCCCAGTAAGAACCATTGTTTGGGTTGCAAACAGAAGCAGTCCAATCAATGATTCTTCTGGCTTGCTGATGATAGAGATCTCTGGCAATCTTCTAGTTCTTAGCGGGAACAAGACCGTTGTTTGGTCATCAGAGTCATCAAAAGAAGCCCAGAGTCCAATATTACAGCTCCTAGATTCTGGTAATCTTGTCTTAAGAGATGAAAAGGAAAGTGACCCTGGAATATACTTATGGCAAAGTTTTGACTATCCATCAGATACGTTGCTGCCAGGGATGAAGCTTGGAGTAAACTTGAAGACTGGTCTTGATCGGCGTCTAACATCATGGAAAAGCTGGGATGATCCATCACCTGGAGACCTTTTTTGGAAGATACAAATACATAATAACCCTGAATCAACCATGTGGAAAGGCTCAAGGATCTTCTTTCGAACTGGCCCATGGAATGGCATTACATTCAGTGGTACACCACAGTTAAAGCCTAATCCAATTTTTTACTTCAACTTTGTGCATAATGAGGACGAGGTTTACTACACATTCGGCCTCAAAAAGAAATCTATAATTTCCAGGCTAGTAATGAACCAAACCAACAACAGGCGTGATCGCTACACATGGGATGAAGCAGCTCAGAGTTGGAGTCTATACACGTATCTGCCAATAGATTACTGCGACACTTACGGCCTTTGTGGTGCCTATGGAAACTGCATTATTAGTGAGTCACCAGTGTGTCAATGTTTAGAAGGATTCAAGCCAAAATTACCAGAGAAGTGGAACTCAGGGAACTGGTCTCAGGGATGTGTTCGAAATAAGCCATTGAACTGTCAGAGTGGAGATGGATTTATTAAATTCAGAGGACTAAAATTGCCAGATACTACATATTCATGGGTATCTGAAAGTATGAACATCAAGGACTGCAGAGTTAAATGCCTGCAGAACTGTTCTTGCACTGCATACACAAACTTGGACATTAGAAGTGGAGGCAGTGGCTGCGCGCTGTGGTTCAACAATTTGGTTGATATTAGAGAGAATCCCTATGGTGGGCAGGACCTGTATGTTCGAGTGTCTGCTTCGGAATTAG ATGTCAAAGATGAGACTGGGAACAAGATAGTCATTATTATCATTGCTGCCATTGCAGTGGCTTCTGGAATACTGATAGTAAGCTATTGCTTCTGCAAAAGCAGGAGAAAATTTACAG AAAACCACAGGCAAAATGATGAGAATAATGAAAACCAAAATCAAGAGATGGAGCTACCGATATTTGATATAGCTACAATAGCTAAAGCCACTGATGACTTCTCAATGAAGAACAAACTAGGAGAAGGCGGTTTTGGACCTGTCTACAAG GGTACTTTAGTAGATGGACAAGAAATTGCTGTCAAGAGGCTATCAAAGAGCTCTGGACAAGGACTCAATGAGTTTAGAAATGAAGTCATTCTGTTTTCTAAACTTCAACACAGAAACCTTGTTAAGCTTCTTGGTTGCTGCATCCAAGGAGAGGAGAGAATGCTCATTTATGAATATATGCCCAACAAAAGCCTGGATTTTTTCATTTTTGGTATGGGTCCTTCAAAACCTA ATCAAACAAGAGGTGAACTGTTAGATTGGTCGAAGCGTTTCAATATTATTTGTGGGATTGCTAGAGGGCTTCTCTATCTCCATCAGGATTCCAGATTGAGGGTTATTCATAGAGATCTAAAAGCAagtaatgttttaattgataatgagATGAAtccaaaaatttcagattttggcaTGGCTAGAACTTTTGGAGGCGATCAAACTGAAGGAAGCACAAACAAAGTGGTTGGAACATA TGGTTATATGGCACCAGAATATGCTACTGATGGCTTATTCTCTGTAAAATCTGATGTATTTAGTTTTGGTATTTTAATGCTTGAAATAATAAGCGGAAAGAGAAGTAAAGGGTTTTATCATCCCAATCAGAGCCGTAGTCTTATTGGGCAT GCATGGAGTTTTTGGAAAGAAGGCAAACTTTCAGAACTAATTGATCCATTCATAGGAGAGTCTTGCAATATATCCGAAGTATCACGGTGCGTGCACATTAGTCTCCTATGCGTGCAACAACATCCTGTTGATAGGCCAAGCATGGCATCTATAGTTTTGATGCTAAATAGTGAAAATACATTTCCTCAACCCAAGCAACCAGGCTTCGTTAAGGACAAAGGTCTAGACATGGCAGATTCGTCTTCGAGCAAGCTTGGATCATCTTCAGTAACAGTAAATGAAATTACTTTCTCTTTGCTTGAGGCCCGTTAA
- the LOC110651514 gene encoding G-type lectin S-receptor-like serine/threonine-protein kinase At4g27290 isoform X2, producing MELFSFISIYLLVFLFKMSTALDTITPSQSMSDGKTLISQDGSFELGFFSAGISKNRYLGIWYKNIPVRTIVWVANRSSPINDSSGLLMIEISGNLLVLSGNKTVVWSSESSKEAQSPILQLLDSGNLVLRDEKESDPGIYLWQSFDYPSDTLLPGMKLGVNLKTGLDRRLTSWKSWDDPSPGDLFWKIQIHNNPESTMWKGSRIFFRTGPWNGITFSGTPQLKPNPIFYFNFVHNEDEVYYTFGLKKKSIISRLVMNQTNNRRDRYTWDEAAQSWSLYTYLPIDYCDTYGLCGAYGNCIISESPVCQCLEGFKPKLPEKWNSGNWSQGCVRNKPLNCQSGDGFIKFRGLKLPDTTYSWVSESMNIKDCRVKCLQNCSCTAYTNLDIRSGGSGCALWFNNLVDIRENPYGGQDLYVRVSASELDVKDETGNKIVIIIIAAIAVASGILIVSYCFCKSRRKFTENHRQNDENNENQNQEMELPIFDIATIAKATDDFSMKNKLGEGGFGPVYKGTLVDGQEIAVKRLSKSSGQGLNEFRNEVILFSKLQHRNLVKLLGCCIQGEERMLIYEYMPNKSLDFFIFDQTRGELLDWSKRFNIICGIARGLLYLHQDSRLRVIHRDLKASNVLIDNEMNPKISDFGMARTFGGDQTEGSTNKVVGTYGYMAPEYATDGLFSVKSDVFSFGILMLEIISGKRSKGFYHPNQSRSLIGHAWSFWKEGKLSELIDPFIGESCNISEVSRCVHISLLCVQQHPVDRPSMASIVLMLNSENTFPQPKQPGFVKDKGLDMADSSSSKLGSSSVTVNEITFSLLEAR from the exons ATGGAGCTCTTTTCATTTATCAGTATTTATCTCCTTGTTTTCCTCTTCAAAATGTCCACTGCACTTGACACGATTACCCCTTCCCAATCTATGAGTGATGGCAAGACCTTGATTTCACAAGATGGAAGTTTCGAACTGGGTTTCTTTAGTGCTGGAATTTCCAAGAACCGTTACTTGGGAATTTGGTACAAGAATATCCCAGTAAGAACCATTGTTTGGGTTGCAAACAGAAGCAGTCCAATCAATGATTCTTCTGGCTTGCTGATGATAGAGATCTCTGGCAATCTTCTAGTTCTTAGCGGGAACAAGACCGTTGTTTGGTCATCAGAGTCATCAAAAGAAGCCCAGAGTCCAATATTACAGCTCCTAGATTCTGGTAATCTTGTCTTAAGAGATGAAAAGGAAAGTGACCCTGGAATATACTTATGGCAAAGTTTTGACTATCCATCAGATACGTTGCTGCCAGGGATGAAGCTTGGAGTAAACTTGAAGACTGGTCTTGATCGGCGTCTAACATCATGGAAAAGCTGGGATGATCCATCACCTGGAGACCTTTTTTGGAAGATACAAATACATAATAACCCTGAATCAACCATGTGGAAAGGCTCAAGGATCTTCTTTCGAACTGGCCCATGGAATGGCATTACATTCAGTGGTACACCACAGTTAAAGCCTAATCCAATTTTTTACTTCAACTTTGTGCATAATGAGGACGAGGTTTACTACACATTCGGCCTCAAAAAGAAATCTATAATTTCCAGGCTAGTAATGAACCAAACCAACAACAGGCGTGATCGCTACACATGGGATGAAGCAGCTCAGAGTTGGAGTCTATACACGTATCTGCCAATAGATTACTGCGACACTTACGGCCTTTGTGGTGCCTATGGAAACTGCATTATTAGTGAGTCACCAGTGTGTCAATGTTTAGAAGGATTCAAGCCAAAATTACCAGAGAAGTGGAACTCAGGGAACTGGTCTCAGGGATGTGTTCGAAATAAGCCATTGAACTGTCAGAGTGGAGATGGATTTATTAAATTCAGAGGACTAAAATTGCCAGATACTACATATTCATGGGTATCTGAAAGTATGAACATCAAGGACTGCAGAGTTAAATGCCTGCAGAACTGTTCTTGCACTGCATACACAAACTTGGACATTAGAAGTGGAGGCAGTGGCTGCGCGCTGTGGTTCAACAATTTGGTTGATATTAGAGAGAATCCCTATGGTGGGCAGGACCTGTATGTTCGAGTGTCTGCTTCGGAATTAG ATGTCAAAGATGAGACTGGGAACAAGATAGTCATTATTATCATTGCTGCCATTGCAGTGGCTTCTGGAATACTGATAGTAAGCTATTGCTTCTGCAAAAGCAGGAGAAAATTTACAG AAAACCACAGGCAAAATGATGAGAATAATGAAAACCAAAATCAAGAGATGGAGCTACCGATATTTGATATAGCTACAATAGCTAAAGCCACTGATGACTTCTCAATGAAGAACAAACTAGGAGAAGGCGGTTTTGGACCTGTCTACAAG GGTACTTTAGTAGATGGACAAGAAATTGCTGTCAAGAGGCTATCAAAGAGCTCTGGACAAGGACTCAATGAGTTTAGAAATGAAGTCATTCTGTTTTCTAAACTTCAACACAGAAACCTTGTTAAGCTTCTTGGTTGCTGCATCCAAGGAGAGGAGAGAATGCTCATTTATGAATATATGCCCAACAAAAGCCTGGATTTTTTCATTTTTG ATCAAACAAGAGGTGAACTGTTAGATTGGTCGAAGCGTTTCAATATTATTTGTGGGATTGCTAGAGGGCTTCTCTATCTCCATCAGGATTCCAGATTGAGGGTTATTCATAGAGATCTAAAAGCAagtaatgttttaattgataatgagATGAAtccaaaaatttcagattttggcaTGGCTAGAACTTTTGGAGGCGATCAAACTGAAGGAAGCACAAACAAAGTGGTTGGAACATA TGGTTATATGGCACCAGAATATGCTACTGATGGCTTATTCTCTGTAAAATCTGATGTATTTAGTTTTGGTATTTTAATGCTTGAAATAATAAGCGGAAAGAGAAGTAAAGGGTTTTATCATCCCAATCAGAGCCGTAGTCTTATTGGGCAT GCATGGAGTTTTTGGAAAGAAGGCAAACTTTCAGAACTAATTGATCCATTCATAGGAGAGTCTTGCAATATATCCGAAGTATCACGGTGCGTGCACATTAGTCTCCTATGCGTGCAACAACATCCTGTTGATAGGCCAAGCATGGCATCTATAGTTTTGATGCTAAATAGTGAAAATACATTTCCTCAACCCAAGCAACCAGGCTTCGTTAAGGACAAAGGTCTAGACATGGCAGATTCGTCTTCGAGCAAGCTTGGATCATCTTCAGTAACAGTAAATGAAATTACTTTCTCTTTGCTTGAGGCCCGTTAA
- the LOC110651534 gene encoding calcium-binding protein KRP1, producing the protein MASPSWKIHLPTYLYMHPSIHSLILSKTHISTLQLHLSFSIFISSQTTAMASSQNQNPSSNFYDYLPVMAHKLGGDGLIGELCNGFNLLMDSEKGVITFESLKRNSALLGLQDLSDDDLRCMLKEGDFDGDGALNQMEFCVLMFRLSPELMEESRFLVEEALLQELKDFSY; encoded by the coding sequence ATGGCCTCTCCTTCTTGGAAAATCCATCTGCCCACTTATTTATATATGCACCCATCGATTCACTCTCTCATCCTCAGCAAAACCCACATCTCAACTCTCCAATTACATCTCTCTTTCTCGATTTTCATATCATCTCAAACTACAGCCATGGCATCTTCACAAAACCAGAACCCATCATCCAACTTTTATGACTACCTGCCTGTTATGGCCCACAAGCTTGGCGGCGATGGCCTAATCGGGGAGTTATGCAATGGGTTCAATCTTTTGATGGATAGTGAAAAGGGTGTTATCACCTTCGAGAGTCTTAAAAGGAATTCTGCTCTATTGGGATTGCAAGATTTGAGTGATGATGATTTGCGGTGTATGTTAAAGGAAGGTGATTTTGATGGTGATGGCGCACTCAATCAGATGGAGTTCTGTGTTCTTATGTTTAGATTGAGCCCTGAGTTGATGGAGGAGTCCCGGTTTTTGGTAGAGGAGGCTCTTTTACAGGAATTGAAGGATTTTTCTTATTGA